A section of the Pseudomonas sp. Q1-7 genome encodes:
- a CDS encoding DUF1161 domain-containing protein produces MKSVAIVLTLVAMAGNALAAPKPCEELKQEIEVKIQAAGVTSYTLEIVPNAEVQDQNMVVGTCENGTKKIIYQRNGD; encoded by the coding sequence ATGAAGAGCGTTGCGATAGTCCTGACACTGGTCGCGATGGCGGGAAACGCCCTGGCGGCGCCCAAGCCCTGCGAGGAACTGAAGCAGGAAATCGAAGTGAAGATCCAGGCCGCCGGGGTGACCTCCTACACCCTGGAGATAGTCCCGAACGCCGAAGTGCAGGACCAGAACATGGTGGTCGGCACCTGCGAGAACGGCACCAAGAAGATCATCTACCAGCGCAACGGCGATTGA